The Glycine max cultivar Williams 82 chromosome 12, Glycine_max_v4.0, whole genome shotgun sequence genome window below encodes:
- the LOC100804184 gene encoding uncharacterized protein isoform X1, with protein sequence MAIAGLHSVSVLDSSFLRDSRSQSSGRGGDGRRGTTRSSSLLQMWREIEEEHVVNQVQGRPDEVPIEQRRDGLVADPSQDIQERRQQHVLEDAVLGENESETWSQSQSQNESHDGNEDLNNSSCDNSSDLGEVERERVRQIFREWMNSGARDHASNISGRNNGSRGEWLGETEQERVRVIREWVQMSSQQRSVSSGENREEPSAEIDMQIERVRDGLVVNQIGGQTEHTRRGIRKLCGRQAMLDMLKKAERERQREIQELLNHQAVSQFPYRNRIQALLRGRFLRNDRPVDNNKPLSVAESELGFLRRRQTVSGLREGFFCRKENSGCSQATSNADTSSNVEIDFNTNEQMGSSSSHIVPIVHPEQSDPNHRGSNRLGVSGSQNCVRGTACENLDWQESTAQADQLQHLPIESLDCQSSFSACVERGDNPEQNVDVMPTEDAANEITQQSLRIEDSEHSNNQEFSEVHNEPSELGGINNSQNNSSNYNIHMEDNVVDDVNWNESGALEGEQPEEVFENEGSEWYQNNTEWRNSTEENVDDNQLSNTANEWPDNSLANEDGENSRLQESHEVWQEDGGFQEAVENWLGGPSDHESAPVGRIRGFYFPEDDNVYSVELRELLNRRSVSNLLRSSFRESLDQLIQSYVERQGHANIDWEFQETTPSSASVEQDLEQHSRDQIVGQEEVTVSPLNLPSLPIPPPLPIWDQHHHRDNWSQNDINNQRLVIDWEIINDLRIDMARLQQRMNNMQRMLEACMDMQLELQRSIRQEVSAALNRSAGSSGIHDCESPEDKSKWECVRKGLCCICCESNIDSLLYRCGHLCTCSKCANELLQSRRNCPMCQAPVVEVIRAYSIQ encoded by the exons ATGGCTATTGCTGGTCTACACAGTGTGTCTGTGCTCGACTCTTCTTTCCTGAGGGACTCCCGTTCCCAGTCATCTGGGAGAGGTGGAGATGGAAGGCGGGGAACCACCCGGTCATCTTCGCTCTTGCAAATGTGGCGAGAGATTGAGGAAGAACATGTGGTGAATCAAGTTCAAGGAAGACCTGATGAAGTACCTATTGAACAAAGGAGGGATGGGTTGGTTGCGGACCCTTCACAAGACATCCAAGAAAGAAGGCAGCAGCATGTTTTAGAAGATGCAGTTTTGGGTGAGAATGAATCTGAAACATGGTCACAGTCGCAAAGTCAGAATGAATCCCATGATGGTAACGAGGATTTAAACAATTCTAGCTGTGATAACTCTTCTGACTTGGGAGAAGTTGAAAGGGAAAGAGTGAGGCAAATTTTCAGAGAATGGATGAATAGTGGCGCTAGGGATCATGCATCAAACATTTCTGGAAGAAATAACGGTTCAAGGGGAGAATGGCTTGGGGAAACCGAGCAGGAAAGGGTGAGAGTTATTAGGGAGTGGGTACAAATGAGTAGCCAGCAGAGAAGTGTTTCCTCTGGGGAAAACAGGGAAGAACCATCTGCTGAAATTGATATGCAAATTGAACGTGTGCGTGATGGACTCGTTGTTAACCAGATTGGGGGCCAAACTGAGCATACACGGAGGGGCATACGTAAATTATGTGGCCGACAAGCTATGCTTGATATGCTTAAGAAGGCTGAGAGAGAAAGGCAAAGAGAAATTCAGGAGTTGTTGAACCATCAGGCCGTGTCACAATTCCCCTATCGAAATCGCATTCAG GCATTGCTTAGAGGCAGATTCTTGAGAAATGATAGACCTGTTGATAATAACAAGCCCCTTTCTGTTGCAGAAAGTGAATTGGGCTTCTTGAGGCGAAGACAAACTGTATCAGGTCTAAG GGAAGGATTTTTCTGTAGAAAGGAGAACAGTGGTTGCAGTCAAGCAACCAGCAATGCAGATACCTCATCTAAtgttgaaattgattttaatacaAATGAACAAATGGGATCAAGCAGTTCACATATAGTCCCAATTGTACATCCTGAACAGTCTGACCCTAATCACAGAGGAAGCAATAGACTTGGGGTATCAGGCAGCCAGAACTGCGTACGAGGTACCGCGTGTGAGAATTTGGATTGGCAAGAATCTACTGCTCAAGCAGATCAGTTGCAGCATTTGCCAATTGAATCACTAGATTGTCAATCATCATTCAGCGCTTGTGTTGAAAGAGGGGACAACCCTGAGCAAAATGTTGATGTGATGCCAACTGAAGATGCTGCTAATGAAATTACCCAACAAAGCTTGCGAATTGAAGATTCAGAGCATAGTAATAATCAAGAATTCAGTGAGGTGCATAATGAGCCGTCTGAGCTGGGTGGTATAAATAATAGTCAAAACAATTCTTCAAATTACAACATTCATATGGAGGATAATGTTGTTGATGATGTAAATTGGAATGAATCTGGTGCTCTAGAAGGAGAACAGCCAGAAGAAGTTTTTGAAAATGAAGGAAGTGAGTGGTATCAGAATAATACCGAATGGAGAAATAGCACTGAGGAAAATGTCGATGATAATCAGCTCAGCAATACAGCAAATGAGTGGCCTGACAACAGTTTGGCAAACGAGGATGGAGAAAACTCTCGTCTGCAAGAATCTCATGAAGTGTGGCAAGAAGATGGTGGCTTCCAAGAGGCTGTGGAAAATTGGTTGGGAGGACCTTCTGATCATGAAAGTGCTCCAGTTGGTAGAATTCGTGGATTTTATTTTCCTGAAGATGACAACGTGTACAGTGTTGAACTCAGGGAACTTCTTAATAG GAGAAGTGTCTCTAACCTCCTTCGCAGCAGTTTTCGTGAGAGTCTTGATCAGTTGATACAGTCATATGTTGAAAGGCAAGGTCATGCTAACATTGACTGGGAATTTCAAGAAACAACTCCTTCTTCTGCCTCAGTAGAGCAGGACCTTGAGCAGCATAGTAGGGATCAAATTGTTGGCCAGGAGGAGGTTACTGTTAGTCCACTTAACCTGCCCTCTTTACCTATACCACCTCCTCTGCCTATTTGGGACCAGCACCACCATCGTGACAACTGGTCACAGAATGACATAAATAATCAGCGTCTAGTAATC GATTGGGAGATTATTAATGACTTGAGAATTGACATGGCTCGATTACAGCAAAGGATGAATAACATGCAGAGAATGCTGGAGGCTTGTATGGATATGCAGCTTGAGTTGCAGCGATCTATAAGGCAAGAAGTTTCTGCAGCCCTAAATCGCTCTGCTGGTTCATCAG GAATACATGATTGCGAGTCACCAGAAGATAAATCTAAATGGGAATGTGTGAGAAAAGGACTTTGCTGTATATGCTGTGAAAGCAATATCGATTCTTTGTTGTACAG ATGTGGTCATTTGTGTACATGTTCAAAATGTGCCAATGAGTTGCTTCAAAGCAGAAGGAATTGCCCAATGTGTCAAGCTCCTGTGGTGGAGGTGATACGTGCTTATTCTATACAATAa
- the LOC100804184 gene encoding uncharacterized protein isoform X2 codes for MGSSSSHIVPIVHPEQSDPNHRGSNRLGVSGSQNCVRGTACENLDWQESTAQADQLQHLPIESLDCQSSFSACVERGDNPEQNVDVMPTEDAANEITQQSLRIEDSEHSNNQEFSEVHNEPSELGGINNSQNNSSNYNIHMEDNVVDDVNWNESGALEGEQPEEVFENEGSEWYQNNTEWRNSTEENVDDNQLSNTANEWPDNSLANEDGENSRLQESHEVWQEDGGFQEAVENWLGGPSDHESAPVGRIRGFYFPEDDNVYSVELRELLNRRSVSNLLRSSFRESLDQLIQSYVERQGHANIDWEFQETTPSSASVEQDLEQHSRDQIVGQEEVTVSPLNLPSLPIPPPLPIWDQHHHRDNWSQNDINNQRLVIDWEIINDLRIDMARLQQRMNNMQRMLEACMDMQLELQRSIRQEVSAALNRSAGSSGIHDCESPEDKSKWECVRKGLCCICCESNIDSLLYRCGHLCTCSKCANELLQSRRNCPMCQAPVVEVIRAYSIQ; via the exons ATGGGATCAAGCAGTTCACATATAGTCCCAATTGTACATCCTGAACAGTCTGACCCTAATCACAGAGGAAGCAATAGACTTGGGGTATCAGGCAGCCAGAACTGCGTACGAGGTACCGCGTGTGAGAATTTGGATTGGCAAGAATCTACTGCTCAAGCAGATCAGTTGCAGCATTTGCCAATTGAATCACTAGATTGTCAATCATCATTCAGCGCTTGTGTTGAAAGAGGGGACAACCCTGAGCAAAATGTTGATGTGATGCCAACTGAAGATGCTGCTAATGAAATTACCCAACAAAGCTTGCGAATTGAAGATTCAGAGCATAGTAATAATCAAGAATTCAGTGAGGTGCATAATGAGCCGTCTGAGCTGGGTGGTATAAATAATAGTCAAAACAATTCTTCAAATTACAACATTCATATGGAGGATAATGTTGTTGATGATGTAAATTGGAATGAATCTGGTGCTCTAGAAGGAGAACAGCCAGAAGAAGTTTTTGAAAATGAAGGAAGTGAGTGGTATCAGAATAATACCGAATGGAGAAATAGCACTGAGGAAAATGTCGATGATAATCAGCTCAGCAATACAGCAAATGAGTGGCCTGACAACAGTTTGGCAAACGAGGATGGAGAAAACTCTCGTCTGCAAGAATCTCATGAAGTGTGGCAAGAAGATGGTGGCTTCCAAGAGGCTGTGGAAAATTGGTTGGGAGGACCTTCTGATCATGAAAGTGCTCCAGTTGGTAGAATTCGTGGATTTTATTTTCCTGAAGATGACAACGTGTACAGTGTTGAACTCAGGGAACTTCTTAATAG GAGAAGTGTCTCTAACCTCCTTCGCAGCAGTTTTCGTGAGAGTCTTGATCAGTTGATACAGTCATATGTTGAAAGGCAAGGTCATGCTAACATTGACTGGGAATTTCAAGAAACAACTCCTTCTTCTGCCTCAGTAGAGCAGGACCTTGAGCAGCATAGTAGGGATCAAATTGTTGGCCAGGAGGAGGTTACTGTTAGTCCACTTAACCTGCCCTCTTTACCTATACCACCTCCTCTGCCTATTTGGGACCAGCACCACCATCGTGACAACTGGTCACAGAATGACATAAATAATCAGCGTCTAGTAATC GATTGGGAGATTATTAATGACTTGAGAATTGACATGGCTCGATTACAGCAAAGGATGAATAACATGCAGAGAATGCTGGAGGCTTGTATGGATATGCAGCTTGAGTTGCAGCGATCTATAAGGCAAGAAGTTTCTGCAGCCCTAAATCGCTCTGCTGGTTCATCAG GAATACATGATTGCGAGTCACCAGAAGATAAATCTAAATGGGAATGTGTGAGAAAAGGACTTTGCTGTATATGCTGTGAAAGCAATATCGATTCTTTGTTGTACAG ATGTGGTCATTTGTGTACATGTTCAAAATGTGCCAATGAGTTGCTTCAAAGCAGAAGGAATTGCCCAATGTGTCAAGCTCCTGTGGTGGAGGTGATACGTGCTTATTCTATACAATAa
- the LOC102668652 gene encoding RING-H2 finger protein ATL39, which produces MEFWNRRLLLQNEDVPLSMPPLSHTHTKHATNASSSSPPQSSAFQFQSPLQVSIPPVFSSSVAYVFLILFTTFFFVGFVFLYFRQFASDAAAAGSYRRRWEEGAAAAAEAKKCLPVVAHCGEGCAECAICLEELREGDAVKMIPYCKHVFHPHCIDTWLDKHVTCPVCRCSELLCGEEVVGSVSARRQEEVVLNLD; this is translated from the coding sequence ATGGAATTCTGGAACCGCAGATTGCTACTACAGAACGAGGACGTTCCCCTCTCGATGCCACCTCTCTCTCACACTCACACCAAACACGCCACTAACGCATCATCATCCTCGCCGCCGCAATCTTCGGCTTTCCAATTCCAAAGCCCACTGCAGGTTTCGATTCCTCCAGTTTTTTCATCGAGTGTGGCCTACGTCTTCCTCATCCTCTTCACCACCTTCTTCTTCGTCGGCTTCGTCTTCCTCTACTTCCGCCAGTTCGCCTCCGACGCCGCCGCCGCCGGATCCTACCGCCGCCGCTGGGAGGAGGGCGCGGCAGCGGCGGCGGAGGCAAAGAAGTGCCTGCCGGTGGTGGCGCACTGCGGGGAGGGGTGCGCGGAGTGCGCGATATGCCTGGAGGAGCTGCGAGAGGGGGACGCGGTGAAGATGATTCCGTACTGCAAGCACGTGTTCCACCCGCACTGCATTGACACGTGGCTCGATAAGCATGTCACGTGCCCCGTGTGCCGGTGCAGTGAGCTGCTATGTGGAGAAGAGGTGGTGGGGTCGGTGTCAGCGAGAAGACAAGAAGAAGTGGTTCTAAATTTGGATTAG
- the LOC100786873 gene encoding histone H2B.3 gives MAPKRAEKLVVRSTKKVVESSVLVSVVGKRLTRGKKDTQTTDGEEEVGSQEHLVVIPIQEVTPQAQKDSPNSAITTENKAEQENNTQDGGVENNQEEEEEHEEVKEKKNKAKTPKGKNGKEKKRGRKKGRRSVEGYQRYVYRVLKQVHPEMGISSKCMTVLNNLMNDMFERLAFEASKLKDYTGHMTLSSREIQGAVRLVLPGELGKHAIAEGVKAVNNYTSYDA, from the coding sequence ATGGCTCCAAAACGTGCTGAGAAGCTAGTGGTCAGATCCACCAAGAAAGTTGTGGAATCAAGTGTGCTGGTTTCTGTTGTAGGCAAAAGACTAACCCGTGGAAAAAAAGATACTCAAACAActgatggagaagaagaagtagGTAGCCAAGAGCATCTGGTGGTCATTCCTATTCAAGAAGTGACTCCTCAAGCACAAAAGGATTCACCTAACTCTGCCATCACCACAGAAAACAAAGCTGAGCAAGAGAACAATACTCAAGATGGTGGAGTCGAAAATAAtcaagaggaagaggaagagcatGAGGAagtgaaagagaagaagaataaggCCAAGACCCCAAAAGGGAAAAATgggaaggagaaaaaaagagggagaaaaaaGGGTAGGAGAAGTGTTGAAGGGTACCAGAGGTATGTGTATAGGGTGTTGAAGCAAGTGCACCCTGAAATGGGAATTTCTTCCAAGTGCATGACTGTTCTGAACAACTTGATGAATGACATGTTTGAGAGGCTGGCTTTTGAGGCTTCTAAGCTGAAGGACTACACTGGACACATGACATTGTCTTCAAGGGAGATTCAAGGAGCAGTGAGGCTGGTTTTGCCAGGAGAACTTGGAAAGCATGCAATTGCTGAAGGGGTCAAAGCTGTTAACAACTACACATCCTATGATGCTTGA